The proteins below are encoded in one region of Triticum aestivum cultivar Chinese Spring chromosome 1B, IWGSC CS RefSeq v2.1, whole genome shotgun sequence:
- the LOC123097751 gene encoding uncharacterized protein, whose translation MGNSGSTAPAPLGKTHVPDLEWKVHDFSALLETEATSASSTPFHCSGYKWCLQVTPKHNQVTPKNKHDVQVTPKHSQDDKGNPYVALSLGISRVCLELGHTLHAEFELSIFNHSKGMYCGSKASYNFNDKNMYSNKECLIPLQELLKSSAFLVDDSCVFGVEILKIDVSSPERKSVVVQKKATTVENLFVQKKGFIKGTYTWTMNNFLELESQQFIRSPTFEVGGHKWYIGMYPHGDKRSTDYLSLALCLDSSDELFIESRKVVQITLSILDQKSGKYFTRTTGLVPCIRPEGWGWYNFLPLKELKDMSRGYLIESKCVLKADLTIFGSSNDG comes from the exons ATGGGCAACTCCGGCAGCACAG CCCCCGCACCGCTAGGAAAGACCCATGTTCCAGATTTGGAATGGAAGGTTCATGATTTCTCAGCGCTACTCGAGACAGAAGCTACGTCGGCGTCATCTACTCCTTTTCACTGCTCTGGGTACAAATG GTGTCTGCAAGTGACTCCAAAGCACAATCAAGTGACTCCAAAGAACAAACATGATGTTCAAGTGACTCCAAAGCACAGTCAAGATGATAAAGGAAATCCATATGTTGCTCTTTCCCTCGGAATATCCCGGGTATGCTTGGAGCTAGGTCACACATTGCATGCAGAGTTTGAGTTGTCTATATTCAACCATTCGAAAGGAATGTACTGTGGATCCAAAG CTAGCTACAACTTCAATGACAAGAATATGTACTCGAACAAGGAATGTTTGATTCCTCTTCAGGAGCTACTGAAATCATCCGCGTTTTTAGTGGATGATAGCTGTGTCTTCGGTGTGGAGATATTAAAAATTGATGTCTCTTCTCCTGAAAGGAAGTCCGTTGTGGTACAAAAGAAGGCTACCACAGTTGAGAACCTCTTTGTCCAGAAGAAGGGATTCATCAAAGGGACATACACTTGGACCATGAACAATTTCCTAGAATTGGAGTCTCAGCAATTTATCCGCTCTCCTACATTTGAAGTTGGTGGGCATAAATG GTACATCGGCATGTATCCGCATGGTGACAAGCGCAGCACTGATTACCTCAGCTTGGCTTTGTGCCTGGACTCCTCGGATGAGCTCTTTATTGAGTCCAGAAAGGTGGTTCAAATAACTCTGTCCATCCTCGACCAAAAGAGTGGGAAATACTTCACTAGAACTACAG GTCTCGTGCCATGTATACGTCCAGAAGGCTGGGGATGGTACAACTTCCTGCCACTCAAGGAACTCAAGGATATGTCCAGAGGGTATCTTATAGAGTCAAAGTGCGTCCTCAAGGCAGATCTCACTATATTTGGATCATCCAACGACGGCTAG